From one Trifolium pratense cultivar HEN17-A07 linkage group LG1, ARS_RC_1.1, whole genome shotgun sequence genomic stretch:
- the LOC123902562 gene encoding 60S ribosomal protein L13a-4-like, which produces MVSGSGVCAKRVVIDGRHHMLGRLASIVAKELLNGQKVVVVRCEEISISGGLVRQKMKYMRFLRKRMNTQPSHGPIHFRAPSKIFWRTLRGMIPHKTKRGEAALARLKVYEGIPPPYDKIKRMVVPDALKVLRLQKGHKYCLLGQLSSEVGWNYNDTIKELEKKRKERAHLAYEKKKLLTKLRAKAEKIVDDKLAPQLEILAPVKY; this is translated from the exons ATGGTGTCTGGATCTGGAGTATGCGCAAAGAGAGTGGTGATCGACGGCCGTCACCACATGCTCGGCCGACTTGCATCTATTGTAGCAAAGGAGCTTCTCAATGGTCAGAAGGTGGTTGTTGTTAGATGTGAAGAAATTAGCATCTCCGGTGGACTCGTTAGACAGAAGATGAAATACATGCGTTTCCTTCGTAAGCGTATGAACACTCAACCTTCTCATGGTCCTATTCACTTTCGTGCACCTTCAAAGATCTTTTGGCGCACTCTTCGTGG AATGATTCCACATAAGACCAAGCGTGGAGAAGCTGCACTTGCTAGATTGAAGGTTTATGAGGGAATTCCTCCTCCATATGACAAGATCAAGAGGATGGTTGTTCCTGATGCTCTTAA GGTGTTGAGGCTTCAAAAGGGACACAAATACTGCTTGCTTGGTCAATTGTCATCAGAGGTTGGATGGAACTACAATGACACCATCAAGGAGCTGGAGAAGAAGAGGAAGGAACGTGCACATTTGGCTTATGAGAAGAAGAAGCTGCTTACTAAGTTGAGGGCTAAAGCAGAGAAGATTGTAGACGACAAACTTGCTCCACAGCTCGAAATCCTTGCTCCTGTTAAGTACTGA